Sequence from the Maribellus comscasis genome:
TCCACGTGTCTTTCCTGATGGCAGAACCTGGTTTCCAAGCACTCCCGTGATAATGCGGATAATGCCAAAAAAGTTCGTTTCGGGTTAAAGCTGTGTTTTGGGTTAAAACAGGTGAAAGATCAACGCCGTCGGTTGGGAGCGGTTCAATTTCAGCCAGGTTTAAAAGGGTGGGGAAGAAATCCATACTCACCACCGGCGTATTTTCCGTTCTTCCCGGATTTGTTACCTCCGGGCCTGCTATAATTAGCGGAACACGGATTCCGCCTTCGTAGCACCAGCCTTTTCCCGCACGCAGAGGGCCATTGCTGGTTGGGGCATTTTCCCGGTAAAGCGTGGAAAGCCCTCCGTTGTCGCTGGTGAAAATAACCCATGTATTTTTGTCCAACCCTTGTTGTTTTAGTGTTTCAACAATACGTCCTACATTTTCGTCCATTGCTGCCACCATCGATGCAAAGTCCGCATTTTCCTGTAAGAGTTTTGTAAAACCTTCCCCTTCCTTTTTATGCGGAACCTGCTCTATATTCAGGCTCTCACGTTTTTTTCGGTATTTTTCAATGTGTTTATTGGAAGCCTGAATGGGCGTGTGAACTGTGTAATAGGCAAGATAAAGAAAAAATGGATTGTCTTTATTTTTTGTAATAAACCGGATACTTTCATCGGTCAGCCGATCGGTTAAGTATTCCCCTTCCGGGCCGTCAGTTAGTTTGGGGTTGTTGTACGGCGAATAATAACCTCCCGGAGGGCTTCCTTTTTCGTGCCCTCCAATATTGATGTCAAAGCCCTGATCTTCCGGAAAGAATCCCTCGTCACCCAAATGCCATTTCCCGATAAAACAGGTTTGGTATCCCGCTTCATTTAGCTTTTCTGCAATCGTAATTTCCTCCAAAGCCAATTCATTTCTGTCCTGAGGCCCGAGCAAGGGGCGCATTTTCGGGTCGGCACCGGGAATCCAATCTGTAATATCCACGCGGTTGGGATGTTTCCCGGTCATAATAGCAGCGCGTGTGGGGCTGCACACCGGGTTGGCAGAATAGGCCTGTGTAAAACGAACACCACTTTTCGCCAGTTGGTCAATGTGGGGTGTTTCATAGAACGTTTCCGGGTAGTTGCATTGAACATCCGCCCATCCCAGGTCATCAACCAGAATAAAAACAATGTTTGGCTGTTCGATATCTGTTTTACACGATGATGTAATGAACAGTGCGACTAGTAGTATTAAAATGATTCTTCCGGACATTTCAGGTACAATTGGTTTGGTTTCAAACTTACAATAAAGAAGCGAAATTTGAAAATGTGTCAGGGATCTCATCTGTTAATAAATGGACACTTTTCATTTTGTTCGATAACATAAACTAATTTCAAAAACAGGTATTTATACGTGACCCTCCCACGCGATCTTTTGTCATCTTTCAAACAAGCACTGACACAGTTTTATGAATACTACCTTTTTTTGATACGATTGAAAATTGTATCAGCTTTATCTTTCAATTTAGTGATTTCAGTATAAAAAACTATCTTTGGTTGAAACATCATTTCTTATGAACCGACGTGATTTTCTTCATTATACAGGAGCAGCTTCACTTATCACCACAGGAATTATTTCGCCAGCTACATTAATGGCAACTCATCCGTTTCCTGGTTTTTCCGGTTTTCAGGAACTTGTTGATAATCTTGTTCTGCTAAACGATGAGCAGGTAGAAAAGATTGCGGCACAACAAAACCTGGACAAAAGCTCCAAATATTACGGTGGTGTTTACGATACCTGGAAAATAGTTACACCACATTCAGCCGGGGGATTGTTTAAAACACTGGCCATTGCTTATTCTCAGCCTAAATCGAAATATTATCTGGATAATTCACTGTTGGGCAAGATGGAAATGGCGGTAAAATACCTGTTGAAGGTTCAGCATTCGGATGGAACCATTGACTTGCTTTCCACTAATTTTCATTCTACACCTGATACCGGTTTTGTGGTTGAGCCACTGTGTGCCAGTTATGATTTGCTGAAAAAACTTCAGTTTCCCCGGAAAGAAAGTTTGCTGCGACCTCTGGAGCTGTTTTTAAAAAATGCAGGGGAGGCATTTGTTGTTGGAGGGATTCATACGCCAAACCACCGTTGGGTAGTGAGTATGGCATTGGCCAGGCTAAATACGCTTTTCCCTGATGAACGTTATTTAAAACGAATAGACCAGTGGTTGCAGGAAGGTGTTGATATTGATGCTGACGGGCAGTACGAGGAACGAAGCACATATATTTACACCCCCTTGACCAATCGGTGTTTAATATATATATCGCTTTTGGCGGGCCGTCCGGAATTAATGGATATTGTCCGGAAAAATTTGGAAATGACGCTTTATTATGTGCATCCGAATGGAGAGGTAGCCACCGAAGCATCGGGCCGACAGGATCAATTCAGGGTAGGGTTTATGGAACATTATTATATTCCTTATCGCATGGCAGCGCTTACGTTTGCCGACGGGTGTTTTAGTGCAATGGTCAGCCAGATTGAAAGTACGGTTCCTGAAAAATTACTGACCTATTTACCTTATTTTCTTACCACAAAAGAGCTGGGAGAAGAATTACCGGCCCAGGATGAATTACCCCGGAATTATGTGAAGGAGTTTAAATATTCCAATCTTGTGCGTATTCGCCGGGGAAATATAGACGCAACGATTCTTGGCGACAATCCCACATTTTTTACGTTAAGTAAAGGAAAAGCAGTGCTCGCATCGGTTCGGCTGGCCTCGGCATTTTTTGGTCGCGGGCAATTCCGGTCTGAAAAAATAAACCGAACAAAAGATGGTCTTGAGTTAAACTGGAGTTTTGACTGGGGCTATTTTCAACCTCTGCCAAAAGGAGAAAAACCCAATTATGAAATCCCTTTTGATGAAGACCGGAAACGTCGCGAAAAAAGTGAAGTTCAACATTTAAAAATGAAGGTTGTTGTGAGTGAAAACCAAGGTATTTTTACCCTTGATTTTGATTTGGAAGGAACTGAAAATGTTCCTTTAGCGATAGAACTGGCTTTTCGGAATGAGGGAACCTTGCAGGGGGGTGAGAAGGTGTCGGAGGCAGAAGATGTATTTCTTCTGAGAGCGAAGAATGGATTTTATCAGTTTAA
This genomic interval carries:
- a CDS encoding sulfatase translates to MRSLTHFQISLLYCKFETKPIVPEMSGRIILILLVALFITSSCKTDIEQPNIVFILVDDLGWADVQCNYPETFYETPHIDQLAKSGVRFTQAYSANPVCSPTRAAIMTGKHPNRVDITDWIPGADPKMRPLLGPQDRNELALEEITIAEKLNEAGYQTCFIGKWHLGDEGFFPEDQGFDINIGGHEKGSPPGGYYSPYNNPKLTDGPEGEYLTDRLTDESIRFITKNKDNPFFLYLAYYTVHTPIQASNKHIEKYRKKRESLNIEQVPHKKEGEGFTKLLQENADFASMVAAMDENVGRIVETLKQQGLDKNTWVIFTSDNGGLSTLYRENAPTSNGPLRAGKGWCYEGGIRVPLIIAGPEVTNPGRTENTPVVSMDFFPTLLNLAEIEPLPTDGVDLSPVLTQNTALTRNELFWHYPHYHGSAWKPGSAIRKDTWKLIVHYEDNKIELFNLDSDPGETTDISTTHPEKVAELKKLLDKKLAETNAKFPEPNPDYAPRD